A genomic segment from Glycine soja cultivar W05 chromosome 18, ASM419377v2, whole genome shotgun sequence encodes:
- the LOC114397452 gene encoding WAT1-related protein At1g25270-like: MNLTWKLMQELKPTLLMVLVQVSYAFSSVLYKLAINDGMSLRVLSAYRLIFGAAFSFSLALIFERKKRPKLTWRVVLMSFFSGLFGGSLFLNLFFFALALVSTTYAYAVFNLVPATTFILSILCGYENLNARTAAGKTKVLGTMLGIGGSMLLSFFKGMKINIWNFHIKLLHKNDNSDQLGTRTPHANPKTEWLGVLSGIGSCLSFSIWLIIQAKVSKEYPSHHSATALMALMGAIQATAFALCVEKDWSQWNLGSSIRLLTALFSGTVTSGFVIIATTWCVRKRGPLYASVFNPLSLVLVAIAASMLLQEHLYVGSVIGAVLIVCGLYMVLWGKNKEMKTATHLVSLDNTKEFGVITDVVVVSTTENSDRENNSHDNCKSNIVTN; encoded by the exons ATGAATCTTACATGGAAATTAATGCAAGAGTTGAAGCCTACCCTTCTCATGGTGTTGGTGCAGGTTTCGTATGCTTTTAGCAGTGTGCTTTACAAGCTCGCCATAAATGATGGAATGAGCCTTAGAGTACTCAGTGCCTACCGTCTCATTTTCGGAGCTGCTTTCTCATTTTCTCTTGCTCTTATTTTCGAAAG GAAGAAGAGGCCAAAGTTGACGTGGAGGGTGGTTTTGATGTCATTTTTTTCCGGTCTATTTGG AGGGAgtttattcctaaaccttttcTTCTTTGCTTTGGCTTTGGTATCAACAACATATGCTTACGCTGTTTTTAATCTGGTTCCTGCAACCACTTTTATCCTCTCCATCTTGTGCGG GTACGAAAACTTAAATGCGCGAACCGCAGCAGGAAAGACTAAGGTGTTGGGAACGATGCTGGGAATTGGCGGGTCAATGCTGTTGTCATTTTTCAAAGGgatgaaaattaatatttggaACTTTCACATTAAGCTTTTGCATAAAAATGACAATAGTGATCAGCTAGGAACACGAACACCACATGCAAACCCCAAAACAGAATGGCTAGGTGTTTTAAGTGGTATTGGAAGTTGCTTGAGTTTTTCAATATGGCTCATCATTCAG GCTAAGGTGAGTAAGGAATATCCAAGCCATCACTCAGCTACAGCGTTGATGGCCTTAATGGGAGCAATACAAGCCACAGCCTTTGCCCTCTGTGTTGAAAAAGATTGGAGTCAATGGAACTTGGGTTCTAGTATTAGGCTTCTCACAGCACTTTTTtcg GGAACTGTGACCTCTGGATTTGTGATTATTGCCACAACATGGTGTGTACGGAAGAGAGGTCCATTGTATGCATCTGTTTTCAACCCCCTTTCCCTTGTGCTCGTGGCTATTGCTGCTTCCATGTTATTACAAGAGCACTTATACGTAGGAAG TGTAATTGGAGCAGTGCTAATTGTGTGTGGTCTGTACATGGTGCTGTGGGGTAAGAACAAAGAAATGAAAACGGCAACTCACTTGGTGTCATTAGACAACACCAAAGAATTTGGAGTGATCACTGACGTTGTTGTCGTGTCTACGACGGAGAATAGTGATCGTGAGAACAATAGCCACGACAATTGTAAGAGCAACATTGTAACAAATTAA
- the LOC114394571 gene encoding uncharacterized protein LOC114394571, protein MNCYNLQKNAFSACEEMRGSLPIADQNGPVFCPKPRRAGVLMNLPIRPVKWHLGQQAEGSDSKAGAELLDIVLKRDIVLKRESYGEEFANQIPSSPPYFCGSPPVRASNPLIQDARFGDEEYSLISTISSPSGLLSPSSASRKAGCARMKFGLKPAAVRVEGFDCLSRDCQNSGIPAVA, encoded by the exons ATGAATTGTTATAATCTTCAGAAGAATGCCTTCTCAGCCTGTGAAGAGATGAGAGGCTCTCTTCCCATTGCTGATCAGAATGGACCTGTCTTTTGCCCTAAGCCACGCCGAGCTGGGGTTTTAATGAACTTGCCTATTCGACCAGTAAAATGGCATTTAGG TCAACAAGCTGAGGGGTCTGATTCAAAAGCTGGGGCAGAACTACTTGACATTGTTCTCAAGAGGGACATTGTTCTTAAGAGG GAGAGTTATGGGGAAGAATTTGCAAATCAGATACCTTCATCTCCTCCATATTTTTGTGGTTCTCCTCCAGTTCGGGCTTCTAATCCCTTAATCCAAGATGCTCGATTTGGAGACGAAGAGTACTCTCTTATATCAACAATTTCATCGCCTTCAGGTTTACTGTCTCCATCTTCAGCATCTCGCAAAGCAGGATGTGCTAGGATGAAGTTTGGACTTAAACCGGCTGCAGTTAGAGTAGAAGGATTTGATTGCCTCAGCAGGGATTGCCAGAATTCCGGCATCCCTGCTGTTGCTTAA
- the LOC114397496 gene encoding LOB domain-containing protein 41-like codes for MRMSCNGCRVLRKGCSENCSIRPCLQWIKSPESQANATVFLAKFYGRAGLMNLVNAGPEHLRPAIFRSLLYEACGRILNPIYGSVGLLWSGSWQLCQAAVENVLKGAPITPITSEAAASGRGPPLKAYDIRHVSKDENSAAASNETQHQRVKTRSRVKRPLANNNAKPKSTTNENNNNKGTELGSAEPSLVACEWTEEVMNRSGSHDSTLSHQSEAANAVESESMLSAETPETSILFREEPETNPKRVSDDVGLELTLGFEPVSRARPVVPVKKRRIELKNFSGSAESGSCKMELGLECSA; via the exons ATGCGGATGAGCTGCAATGGATGTCGAGTTCTCAGAAAAGGTTGCAGTGAAAATTGCAGCATCAGACCCTGTTTACAATGGATCAAAAGCCCAGAATCTCAAGCCAATGCTACTGTGTTTCTTGCCAAGTTCTACGGCCGTGCTGGTCTAATGAACCTGGTTAACGCAGGCCCCGAACATCTTCGTCCAG CGATCTTTCGTTCGTTGTTGTACGAGGCATGCGGTCGGATATTGAACCCGATTTACGGGTCTGTCGGGTTGTTATGGTCCGGGAGCTGGCAGCTATGTCAAGCCGCCGTGGAAAACGTCTTGAAAGGCGCACCGATTACGCCGATCACGTCCGAAGCCGCGGCTAGCGGGCGGGGCCCACCGCTCAAGGCTTACGACATACGCCACGTGTCCAAAGACGAGAACTCCGCCGCCGCGTCCAACGAAACTCAGCACCAACGAGTCAAGACTCGGTCTCGAGTGAAGCGACCCCTCGCCAACAACAACGCCAAGCCCAAATCCACCACCAAcgaaaacaacaacaataaggGAACCGAATTGGGTTCAGCTGAACCGAGTTTGGTGGCATGCGAGTGGACCGAAGAGGTGATGAACCGGTCTGGAAGTCACGATTCGACGCTGAGCCACCAGTCGGAGGCGGCGAATGCGGTGGAGAGCGAGAGCATGCTGTCGGCGGAGACGCCGGAGACTTCGATTCTCTTCCGAGAAGAACCGGAAACGAACCCGAAGCGTGTGAGCGATGATGTTGGTTTAGAGCTTACGCTTGGGTTCGAACCGGTTTCACGTGCGCGGCCCGTGGTTCCGGTGAAGAAAAGAAGGATTGAGTTGAAAAATTTTAGTGGCTCGGCTGAGAGTGGCTCGTGCAAGATGGAGCTGGGGCTTGAATGTTCGGCTTGA